In Procambarus clarkii isolate CNS0578487 chromosome 6, FALCON_Pclarkii_2.0, whole genome shotgun sequence, one DNA window encodes the following:
- the LOC138355156 gene encoding zinc finger protein 665-like encodes MQSSEEKTFPQTAPIIKKMKTHQCPECGKVFTHLGNMKSHMLVHSGEKPHKCPECGKKFSLLGHIKTHMLVHSGEKPHKCPECGKKFSLLGNMKSHMLVHSGEKPHKCPECGKVFTRLEHMKTHMLVHSGKKPHKCPECGKKFSQLGNMKSHMLVHSGEKPHKCPECGKKFSQLGNMKKHMLMHSCEKLQCPKCGKRFNQLGHMKTHMLVHLGEKLHTCPECGKRFRNLENMKKHMLMQSCEKPHKCPECGKRFNQLGHMKNHMFVHSGEKPHKCPECGKRFSRHGNMKSHMLVHSSEKPHKCPECGKVFARLRNMKTHMLVHSGEKPHKCPECEKRFRHLGSMMTHRMMHIDKRPFECDECGKRFRDRKSIIRHMLVHTEEWPFECDKCGRLFKSRENIKAHMLVHLNDKPS; translated from the coding sequence atgcaGTCATCAGAGGAAaaaaccttcccacaaactgcacctatcataaagaagatgaagactcaccagtgtccagagtgtgggaaggtatttactcatcttggaaatatgaagagtcacatgttagtgcattcgggtgaaaaacctcataagtgtccagagtgtgggaagaagttCAGTCTGCTTGGACATataaagactcacatgttagtgcattcgggtgaaaaacctcataagtgtccagagtgtgggaagaagttCAGTCTGCTTGGGaatatgaagtctcacatgttagtgcattcgggtgaaaaacctcataagtgtccagagtgtgggaaggtattcactcgtcttgaacatatgaagactcacatgttagtgcattcgggtaaaaaacctcataagtgtccagagtgcggGAAGAAGTTCAGTCAGCTTGGGaatatgaagtctcacatgttagtgcattccggtgaaaaacctcataagtgtccagaatgtgggaagaAGTTCAGTCAGCTTGGGAATATGAAGAAACACATGTTAATGCATTCGTGTGAAAAACTTCAGTgtccaaagtgtgggaagaggttcaatcagcttggacatatgaagactcacatgttagtgcatttggGTGAAAAACTTCAtacgtgtccagagtgtgggaagaggttcaggaaTCTTGAAAATATGAAGAAACACATGTTAATGCAATcatgtgaaaaacctcataagtgtccagagtgtgggaagaggttcaatcagcttggacatatgaagaatcacatgtttgtgcattcgggtgaaaaacctcataagtgtccagagtgtgggaagaggttcagtcggCATGGAaatatgaagtctcacatgttagtgcattcgagtgaaaaacctcataagtgtccagagtgtgggaaggtattcgcTCGTCttcgaaatatgaagactcacatgttagtgcattcgggtgaaaaacctcataagtgtccagagtgtgagaaGAGGTTCAGACACCTTGGCAGCATGatgactcacaggatgatgcACATTGATAAAAGACCTTTTGAGTGTGATGAGTGTGGCAAAAGGTTTAGAGATCGTAAATCTATAATacgtcacatgttagtacataccGAAGAATGGCCTTTCGAGTGTGATAAATGTGGCAGGTTATTTAAGTCACGTGAAAATATAAAagcacacatgttagtgcatttgaaTGATAAaccttcatga